One genomic window of Panicum hallii strain FIL2 chromosome 6, PHallii_v3.1, whole genome shotgun sequence includes the following:
- the LOC112896316 gene encoding uncharacterized protein LOC112896316, which translates to MPTLTPTSVPGHSSVITGAPSGDDPQEHRDMVNYSNSSLQTHPQNPYFEQWHSVSKVTGISSTQDLYRSREIEREHFEDQISMSIGANVVGRNHYGSQDAMHTLIPSSGAPSGGLQHRDMLNISSGRIMNETTNDMVNPRKRRNLLTRMGTSADSQVRAEDVRKFVKDIFRSAKRPANPWVQQDYSVGSSSRNAMELELNHCTFKFQQH; encoded by the exons ATGCCTACACTCACCCCAACCTCAG TTCCTGGCCATTCATCTGTCATCACAGGAGCCCCTTCAGGTGATGACCCCCAAGAGCACAGGGACATGGTCAATTACAGCAACTCATCCTTGCAAACACATCCGCAGAACCCTTATTTTGAACAATGGCATTCAGTGTCTAAAGTTACAGGGATTTCTAGCACCCAAGATTTATATCGTAGTCGTGAGATTGAGAGAGAGCATTTTGAGGATCAGATTTCCATGTCAATTGGAGCAAACGTTGTTGGAAGAAATCATTATGGATCCCAGGATGCCATGCATACTCTCATCCCAAGTTCAG GTGCTCCTTCAGGTGGCCTCCAGCACAGGGACATGTTGAACATCTCCAGTGGAAGGATCATGAATGAAACTACCAATGACATGGTCAATCCAAGGAAGCGGCGGAACCTTCTTACCAGAATGGGCACCTCTGCAGACAGCCAAGTCCGGGCGGAGGACGTAAGGAAGTTCGTCAAGGACATTTTTAGGTCAGCCAAGCGCCCGGCCAACCCATGGGTCCAGCAAGACTACTCCGTTGGCTCGTCGAGCCGAAACGCGATGGAACTGGAGTTAAACCACTGTACTTTCAAGTTTCAACAACACTAG